Genomic segment of Pecten maximus unplaced genomic scaffold, xPecMax1.1, whole genome shotgun sequence:
CTTCCAAATTGTGGTATAAATGCTGTTGTAATGATAACACTGTTGAGCTTTATCTTGATTATTTTCAGGGGAGATGAATTCCGAACGGATTATGGAAGATTAGCAGAGCTGAGAAGCATTTTACCAAAAGCTGGTATGCTGGCTTTGACAGCCACGGCTTCACCAAATTCCCGAATGTTAATAAAGAAAAAGCTCTGTATGGAACAAGCAAGTGTGATTGTCGGAAACTGTAACAGACAAAACATTACCCTAAATTGTGTTAAAGCACCATATGATCCTAAAGCAGCATTCCTGTGGTTAGTTGAACGCCTTAGGACAGAAAAGCAGCAGTATCCAAAGACTGTCATATATTGTCGCAGCATAAAATCATGTTCACTTTTATTTAAACTGTTTACAGATATTATGGGAGACCTTGCATATTGTGGAACTAAATGTGCAAAAAACCGGTTATTTGCCATGTATCACCATTCAACCTCAACAAAATGTAAGAAGATCACCATGGATAACTTTCCAAATCCTGACAGTACTTGTAGGATTGTAATTTGCACCTCAGCTTTCGGCTTAGGAGTCAATGTGCCCAACATCAATATGGTTATTCACTGGGGGGCTTCAATGTCTATTGAAGGGTTTATGCAGGAATTCGGAAGGAGTGGTCGGGATGGAGGAAGTGCTATGTCTGTTTTGTATTATCATGGAATGGACATTAGCAAAACTTCAACAGATGACAAGATGAGGTCATATGCAACTGCAGATACCTGTCGGCGTGTTTTGTTACAAGAACACTTTACTCCAGATGTCAGCATTAATATGCAAATTCATCC
This window contains:
- the LOC117319484 gene encoding mediator of RNA polymerase II transcription subunit 34-like codes for the protein GDEFRTDYGRLAELRSILPKAGMLALTATASPNSRMLIKKKLCMEQASVIVGNCNRQNITLNCVKAPYDPKAAFLWLVERLRTEKQQYPKTVIYCRSIKSCSLLFKLFTDIMGDLAYCGTKCAKNRLFAMYHHSTSTKCKKITMDNFPNPDSTCRIVICTSAFGLGVNVPNINMVIHWGASMSIEGFMQEFGRSGRDGGSAMSVLYYHGMDISKTSTDDKMRSYATADTCRRVLLQEHFTPDVSINMQIHPQHLCCDNCYRNCKCSNCPDLHTALLSDLEEDNDLCAAASTVVCHVVSESQQKEISVNLHEYRQMLVEENSVPSLLNTDISTGLSVSLIDSITNNVQYIGSIEDLLSEYIFDQRIASSVMDILNQTLGD